The following proteins come from a genomic window of Alnus glutinosa chromosome 10, dhAlnGlut1.1, whole genome shotgun sequence:
- the LOC133880163 gene encoding putative disease resistance RPP13-like protein 1 — protein MAVGEVFLSAFLQVLFDRLASREFIGLLHSRKYDDLLEKLKITLLTVTSLLNDAEEKQFHSPAVEKWLHMAKDVLYDAEDILDELATEALKCKVEAESQANPNQVWNWNFISTPSSREIESKLKKIIDKLLLIAKYKEALGLKDSVGGSSSGLKQRLPTTSLVDETFVYGRNHDKDLIIELLMRDAPSMNRIDVVPIVGMGGIGKTTLAQIVYNDERVDEHFDLRIWVCVSDQFDVVKVTKTIFRSVTWENTDLNDLNLLQVRLKGKLVGKRFLLILDDVWNKRNNDWDLLWNPLKAGARGSKILVTTRIRDVASSMGTVPAHHLRGLSFDDCWLLFTSQAFENRNIDFYPNLEAIGREIVEKCEGLPLAAKRLGILLCSRQEKDEWKDILNRKIWDLPDDESDILQSLRLSYHHLPAHLKQCFAYCSIFPPGYEFEKDSLVLLWMAEGFVQQPKAKKRLEDVAGEYFLELVSRSFFQESTDNESRFMMHGLMRDLAHIVSGEFCFRLEDKLKDDSQNRIHEKARHSSYLRSRRDVLSKFDAFNRVERLRTFLPLEPTGMIGVSYLANKVPCDLLPRLIYLRVLSFNACLITELPDSVGDLKHLRYLDLSHTTIKMLPNSTCTLYNLQTLVLVQCHSLTELPAKMGNLTSLRHLCISGSRLKEMPQQICRLRNLQTLSTFIVGKDGGLGIRDLRDMSQLQGSLVISGLQNVVSFTDAMEANLKDKQGLDQLVFQWSNSSEDSVNYVYEEGVFEMSRDSVRSMKSYTQELAKRALVRSNSLYSSRNETVETDVLEMLQPHRNIKQIIIGDYGGTKFPAWIGSPLLSNLIVLRLSNCPKCSYLPPVGQLPSLKDLMFEGMEGIKRIGAEFYGDGCSSAMPFPSLETLKFENMLLWEEWSSSGVEGKGDFNNLQKIEIRNCPKLRKLLHQFPALKKMSIKGCEALESLPRVFTVDDSLKQSSEFPCLLELSIWTCPNLKELPHLFPSLAMLEIYGCQELAELPGLPSICELEVNKFDEMVLQSIVNLTSLTYLRMCEISMLTCFPEGFLQKLTALEELQIAGLDELTTLSNEIGLQNLQCLQRLEISGCPFLKELPQSLYELSSLKELRVSKCPSLVSFPATGLPSMLISLEIKDCKALLFLREWTMHDNEKAFPLLVYLVIEGCSSLTSLPRGQLPSTLKTLEIRDCMSLESFPEQMQSNICLEFFKISCCHSITSFPEGTFGLSAVTSNTVMNLKELIISNCKNLESLPEGIHNLKGLDSLEVVECPLILSFPEPGLPTKLRSIRISNCRSLKSLPHQMYSLTSLEVLHIDSCSSLASFPEGGLPANLFSLTILDSENLRPSYEWGLHRLTCLVDLSFGGCQGLVSFPEKCLLPSSLSSLHLERLPNLESLPQRLENLTTLDNLEIWECDRLGVLPDSSNTFEFGILGYPLI, from the coding sequence ATGGCTGTGGGAGAGGTTTTTCTCTCAGCTTTCCTTCAAGTGTTGTTTGACAGATTGGCTTCCCGCGAGTTCATAGGCTTACTACACAGCCGGAAGTACGATGACTTGCTGGAAAAGTTGAAGATCACATTGCTGACTGTCACATCACTGCTTAATGACGCTGAGGAGAAGCAGTTTCATAGCCCTGCAGTGGAGAAGTGGCTTCACATGGCTAAAGATGTTCTTTATGATGCAGAGGACATATTGGATGAGCTTGCTACCGAAGCCTTGAAATGTAAGGTGGAAGCTGAATCTCAGGCCAACCCAAATCAGGTATGGAACTGGAACTTCATCTCCACCCCGTCTAGTAGAGAAATAGAGTCCAAATTGAAAAAGATTATTGACAAGTTACTATTGATTGCGAAATATAAAGAAGCCCTTGGTTTGAAAGACAGTGTTGGAGGAAGCTCATCTGGGCTCAAACAAAGATTGCCAACAACTTCATTGGTAGATGAAACTTTTGTCTATGGCAGAAATCATGACAAGGATTTGATAATCGAGCTACTCATGAGGGATGCACCAAGTATGAATAGAATTGATGTAGTTCCTATAGTTGGGATGGGTGGTATTGGTAAGACAACTCTTGCTCAAATTGTTTACAACGATGAAAGAGTAGATGAGCATTTTGATTTAAGAATTTGGGTGTGCGTGTCTGATCAATTTGATGTAGTGAAggtaacaaaaacaatttttaggTCAGTCACTTGGGAAAATACTGATCTCAATGACTTAAATCTGCTTCAAGTTCGTTTGAAAGGAAAATTGGTAGGGAAGagatttttgcttattttggaTGATGTTTGGAACAAGAGAAATAATGATTGGGATCTTCTATGGAATCCGTTAAAAGCTGGGGCTAGGGGAAGCAAAATATTGGTGACAACACGGATTAGGGATGTTGCATCAAGCATGGGGACAGTTCCAGCACATCATTTGAGAGGTTTATCATTTGATGATTGCTGGTTATTGTTCACAAGTCAAGCATTTGAGAATAGAAACATTGATTTCTATCCAAATTTGGAGGCAATTGGTAGGGAGATTGTGGAAAAGTGTGAAGGGTTGCCCTTAGCAGCAAAGAGACTGGGAATCCTACTGTGCTCTAGACAAGAAAAAGACGAATGGAAAGATATATTGAATAGGAAAATATGGGATCTGCCTGATGATGAAAGTGATATTCTTCAGAGTCTAAGACTAAGCTATCATCACCTTCCTGCACATTTGAAGCAATGTTTTGCATATTGTTCTATCTTCCCTCCAGGATATGAATTTGAGAAGGACTCACTAGTATTATTATGGATGGCAGAAGGATTTGTGCAACAACCtaaagcaaagaaaagattgGAAGATGTGGCTGGTGAATATTTTCTCGAGCTAGTATCAAGGTCATTCTTTCAAGAATCTACAGATAATGAGTCACGATTTATGATGCATGGCCTCATGAGAGATTTAGCTCATATTGTTTCTGGAGAATTTTGTTTCAGATTGGAGGATAAGCTAAAGGATGATAGTCAAAACAGAATTCATGAAAAGGCTCGCCATTCCTCGTACTTACGCAGCAGACGCGATGTGCTCTCAAAATTTGATGCCTTCAATAGAGTTGAACGCTTACGCACTTTCCTACCATTAGAACCAACTGGCATGATAGGAGTTAGCTATCTAGCTAATAAAGTCCCTTGTGATCTCTTGCCAAGGTTAATATATCTACGAGTGTTGTCATTTAATGCTTGTCTTATCACTGAATTGCCAGATTCCGTAGGTGACTTAAAACATCTACGCTACCTCGACCTTTCTCACACAACAATTAAAATGTTACCTAACTCAACATGCACCCTTTACAATTTACAGACATTGGTCCTAGTACAATGTCACTCTCTCACTGAGTTGCCTGCAAAGATGGGAAACCTAACAAGCTTACGACATCTCTGTATTAGTGGAAGCAGGTTAAAAGAGATGCCACAACAAATTTGTAGGTTGAGGAATCTCCAAACGTTATCTACTTTCATAGTGGGTAAAGATGGTGGGCTAGGAATCAGAGACTTGAGAGACATGTCACAACTTCAAGGATCACTTGTCATTTCTGGACTGCAAAATGTTGTTAGTTTTACCGATGCAATGGAGGCTAATTTGAAGGACAAGCAGGGACTTGATCAGTTGGTATTCCAATGGAGTAACAGCTCTGAAGATTCAGTTAATTATGTGTATGAAGAGGGAGTGTTTGAAATGTCGCGGGATTCAGTTAGAAGCATGAAATCTTATACACAAGAACTTGCTAAACGAGCACTGGTACGGAGCAACAGTTTGTATAGTTCAAGGAATGAAACAGTTGAAACAGATGTTCTTGAGATGTTGCAACCACACAGAAACATAAAGCAAATCATTATCGGGGACTATGGAGGTACAAAATTCCCAGCTTGGATTGGATCTCCTTTGCTCTCCAATCTGATCGTTCTAAGACTTAGTAATTGTCCAAAGTGTAGTTATCTACCACCAGTTGGGCAGTTGCCCTCTCTCAAAGACCTAATGTTTGAAGGAATGGAAGGAATAAAAAGAATAGGTGCTGAGTTCTATGGTGATGGGTGTTCTTCTGCTATGCCTTTTCCATCCCTGGAGACtttaaagtttgaaaacatgttaCTGTGGGAGGAGTGGTCTTCTTCTGGAGTTGAAGGCAAAGGAGACTTCAATAACCTGCAAAAGATTGAAATCCGTAACTGTCCTAAGCTAAGAAAATTGTTACACCAGTTTCCTGCCTTGAAAAAAATGAGTATTAAGGGGTGTGAAGCATTGGAAAGTCTTCCAAGGGTTTTTACAGTTGATGATAGCTTAAAACAAAGCAGTGAATTCCCTTGCCTCCTTGAGCTTTCTATATGGACATGTCCTAACCTGAAAGAACTACCCCATCTTTTTCCTTCCTTGGCAATGCTTGAAATATATGGATGCCAAGAATTGGCTGAACTTCCAGGGCTTCCTTCAATCTGTGAATTAGAAGTAAATAAGTTTGATGAAATGGTGTTACAAAGCATAGTTAACCTCACCTCGCTTACTTACTTGCGTATGTGTGAAATTTCCATGCTCACATGTTTTCCTGAAGGGTTTCTTCAAAAGCTAACAGCTCTTGAAGAATTACAGATTGCTGGTCTTGATGAGCTCACAACTTTGTCCAATGAAATTGGATTGCAAAATCTCCAATGCCTCCAACGTTTGGAGATTTCAGGATGTCCATTCTTAAAGGAGTTGCCACAAAGTTTATATGAACTTTCATCTCTTAAGGAGTTGAGGGTCTCAAAATGCCCCTCACTTGTGTCCTTTCCTGCGACAGGCTTGCCTTCCATGCTCATAAGCCTTGAGATCAAGGATTGTAAGGCTCTGTTGTTCCTACGTGAATGGACGATGCATGACAATGAGAAGGCGTTTCCTTTACTTGTATATTTGGTAATTGAAGGTTGCTCTTCTCTCACATCTTTACCAAGAGGCCAGTTGCCCAGCACGCTTAAAACACTTGAAATCCGTGACTGCATGAGTTTGGAGTCATTTCCGGAGCAGATGCAAAGCAATATCTGTCTTGAATTCTTTAAAATTTCATGTTGTCATTCTATCACATCCTTCCCGGAAGGAACTTTTGGGTTGTCCGCTGTCACATCCAACACTGTCATGAACCTGAAGGAGCTCATCATCAGCAATTGTAAGAACCTCGAGTCCTTACCTGAAGGCATACATAACCTCAAGGGTCTCGATTCCTTGGAAGTAGTTGAGTGCCCACTAATTTTATCTTTTCCAGAACCTGGCTTGCCAACCAAGCTGCGATCAATAAGAATCTCCAATTGCAGGAGTCTCAAGTCCCTGCCACATCAAATGTACAGCCTCACATCTCTTGAAGTACTACACATAGATAGTTGCTCAAGTCTTGCATCATTTCCAGAAGGGGGCTTACCGGCCAATCTGTTTTCACTCACAATCTTAGACTCTGAGAATCTCAGGCCCTCATATGAGTGGGGGCTACACAGACTCACTTGTCTTGTGGACTTGTCCTTTGGTGGATGTCAAGGGTTGGTATCTTTTCCTGAGAAGTGTTTGCTGCCTTCTAGTTTATCCTCTCTTCATCTTGAGCGACTGCCAAATCTTGAATCCCTGCCCCAGAGATTGGAAAACCTCACCACTCTTGATAATCTAGAAATATGGGAATGTGACAGGCTTGGGGTCTTGCCAGACAGCTCAAATACTTTCGAGTTTGGAATTTTAGGATATCCTTTGATATAA